The genomic DNA AAACAAGTCATTGCATGCCTATTGTCATATTTTTTATCTTCGACTTGTAacgatgtaaaaaaaaaaaaaaaaaaaaaaaacatgaacaacaaacacaaataaacaacacaacaagaataatattaaacaaaagagaagttcccataccgggagtcgaacccgggccgcctgggtgaaaaccaggaatcctaaccgctagaccatatgggaccgAAAATCGGAGGTGGGACATCAATTTTTATAAGCGGCAACTGATCTGACGTTCTTGTAAGTCTGCTGGAATTCTAAAAGAACAACGTACTTGCTGGTACTTAAAGTTAAGTTCAATACATACTTGGATAAGCTAACGTCAGTGCTACAGTTCACCACTGgcagcaacattaaaaaatacctttttataCTTTCTAACCTTTAACGTAACGTTAGCCAGCTAAATGCAACAACTTACCTTAACAGTAAACGTTGCTAAAGTTAGATAAAACTTCGTGCAACTTGACGTTAGCTAATTTAAGGTTAATATTACAGGTGAAAAGTCTGCCTGAAGTTGATATTAGCTAGCTAATTCTTTAGCAGCAAAAACGACGGTTAAGCTGCTCTCCACATTTAAAAGAAGAACCCCCAGCTTGTTAATAAAGCAAAGTGAACCtatttgttgttgtaaattAGCTAGAGGTCCCAGTGAATCTAAAGAGCGCTAGCttagttcaaaaacaaaaaccacgTAAAACACTGGTTCCTCCGGTCAACTGACGACAGACTACTTTGTGTTTCCCACTGAGATGGAGCATTGAGCAATAGCCAATCCAGATAGCTTCATAAAGCCTACTGAACACGGTGGAAGCATAACTCCCAGTAGCTcgccgtgatcgtatagtggttagtactctNNNNNNNNNNcgcagcaaccccggttcgaatccgggtcaCGGCAGGGTGAAAATCCCTGACACGGCTTGGGAGGACACTTTTTATTTAGTTCTAACCATATTGGTTCTTGTACCAAAGTATAATAATATACTACAATGAATATACTGCGATTTTTTGGCGTAAAACTACCAAATGTCAATGAGGAAATGTACACAACTTAATCGGTGTTGCAACCAGCAAATGCTAACAACTGATATTTTTGAAATTTCTCATGTTGAGTGcctgtgttattttgtttcGACTGGTTGAGTCTGTTTTCAGGCCGTTTGGGCGATTTCAATATTCTTGTCCTTAATTGATCTGATGTCGTAACATAGGCTAGCCTACATATCAAAGTATCACAGCATTTCAAAACATAACGTGTCATGTCTTTAGAAATCTTGCTTTCACTTAGTTCTGCTTAGTGCTATGCCTATTCTTGTACAGCCCGTCAAAGTGAAAAAGCTTGTTTATTGGAAACATTTATGTTCAAATGCAATATCTTAAAGTGCCGTAATTCCCCCCTCACTAACTTTTGAAAGGTTGAACTATTAAATGAGAGAGGGGGCGGTATTTGGAGTGCAAGACATATTTGCATTGGTGGTTGTCAACGAAAACGTTCATGTTCCGAGATGAAAAGCCAATCAACGGGCCAGCAGATCGCATGTGCTGCTAGTTCTATGCATACGGACGTATGATTGGTCTTCGTAATCACAAGTAACCGCCCCATGCTGTAGTGAGTTGAGTTCCGGTTTGAGGTAATCGGCACTGATATGGCATACAGTTAGAGAGCTTTGGACTATTGGATCTTTAGGATAttcataatttttaatttatctAATACTCTTTATATAATACAGAGGTTAAACACCCATTTTAGTAGCATCACCGGTAAGAACAAAAAGTCGTATTGCTTTTGTCTGCTATAAGCTCCCTGAATAAAACTTAATTAACTCTGATAACAGTCTGTAAATTTGGGATAAATGATGTTTGTGCAGTGCAGCGTAGAGCGCGATGCATTGAGCGATCATGTAGCCTATATATTAAACTGACTTATGTGTGCAATATCTTTATCACATTGTTGAAATCAATTAAGTTTAGATCTACTGTGAGTGTTGACCATCCTTTCTTGAAACAGATGATGGATTCAGCAACTGATGTTCTTCATCCCTACTGGCCACGGGACCTTTTGATTCCCACCTATGTGGCCAATGACCGATCTATGTCAGAGATTCTGGCGTTCCTGTTTTCTGTGTCTGGGGTGTTTCTGCTTGTGACCTGGCTGATCACCGGCCAGAAAGGGACCACTGGCAGGCTGGGGACATGGAGGCGTCTGGCTGCGTGCTGGTTTGCCGTTTGTGGTTTCATCCATGGCGTCATTGAGGGATGGTTCTCACTGTACTATGATATTATTCCAGGAGACCAGAGTTTCCTGTCACAGCTGTGTGAGTACAAACAAGAAAAGCATGTTTAGAAAAGTGTCTAAACTGTGATGGTGCAGTCTATAACAGTCAtcatgttttatatatttttcttacaGGGAAAGAGTACTCAAAAGGGGACAGTCGATATGTAATGTGAGTTCATCTTTGCACAGAACTATGTTGaacttttgcacaaaaaaatatatataaatgttacTTACTTTTTTTACCCTGCATATTTCTAGAGCGGATAACTTCACTGTCTGTATGGAGACTGTGACTGCATGGTTATGGGGTCCTTTCAGCTTTTGGGCTGTGTTCGCCTTCTTAACTAACAAGCCCTACAGATTTGTTCTGCAACTCATCATTTCATTAGGTGCAGTAAAATGGTGTAATTACTACAAAAATCATCAGCAGGTTTTCAGATTCtaatatgttgttgtttgtcataTTTACGCGATGGGTCTTATTACATAATCTGATTCCAGGCCAGCTGTATGGAGCAGTGCTTTACTTCTACACCGAGCACAGAGATGGGTATGCTCACAGTGAGTTGGGACACCCAATCTACTTCTGGTTCTACTTTGTGTTCATGAACGTGCTGTGGATCATCATACCGCTGGTGCTCATTGTGGACGCATGGAGACAGCTGTCAGCAGCccagacacacactgacaacacAAAGTCACACAAGTCTAAGAGGAACtgacaacaggaaaaaaaactatgttaAACATGGCTGAATTGGGCCAAAAAAGGTGCCAGTATCCTAATTCAGAAGTTGCATGACATGATCATGGCAAGTGTCTTGGATataattatattacatatatatatatatatatatataNNNNNNNNNNtatatatatatatatatatatattttatattataataaaaaatagaatatgGGGTACATATGAAATCAGAAGTGTTGGTGCTCAGTAGGCTACTGGTGAGTACTGATGTTAAAAGATGAGCCAATAGAAATGATTAATTTCATGTCTCATCAGTTGTCATGTGGTACCTGTAAACTAAGAACTTAATTTTCAAGTGCAGCTTGTTCTTTGTGCATCTGGCTTTGTGGGGCCTGGTGAGAATAGCCAAATAAACAATCTTTTCTCAAAACcatcttcattttcttttctttttatttataaaaaaaaacctacatTCGATCACGTTTATTTCATACTATAATAAGACTATAATAGCATTgtaatgtgaaaatgtattttatatttgtcttttgTGAAACTCAAAAAGACAAAGTATTCTGTATTCTATAACTGTAGATctaaatgtttgtttaatttgatAGCAGCTCCAGAGAAGGAGAGAACCCAAGTAACTTTAGTCATGTGTGGTCGTTCCATCGTGCACTACGTAAGTCCACAAATAGACGTTCACCGTTACACTACTCCACAgtgttttacatttgtaaaacatgtttgtaCTACATTTCATTTATCTGATTACGGTAGCGATGACACCCAACCGTTGCATGAGTAGCTGGAGTTGGGATTTCTGACAGTAATGCAAAGCTTTAAATGCTACTGCCATACAGACTTTTCAAATCCAATTACAACAGCATTGTAACTTTAATAATACATATGGTATATACTACAAATCTGCCGTACTAAATAAATGATAATGAAGTAGATGCACAACTAAGCAAACAATAGGTGTAATATAATACAACATAAAAATATGGAAAACAACACTGATTTCATTGCATTTAGAGCGCAGAAACCGTAGACTGTGATACGTCATATTAGTACGTTTTAAACATTGTGTCCATGAGGACATCTACGTGACATCTACGTTGTCTAgatgttcttttcttttaccaTACTTATCcgccgaaatagctcagttgggagagcgttagactgNNNNNNNNNNGGTCCCTGGTTCGATCCCGGGTTTCGGCATTTTGATTGGCAACCGTGCACCGGTGAGGAAAAACCACCGAAAGCGCGGGCTTGACTGACAAAGTTTGACACAGTCAATTGAAACAGCTACCAAATATAATTCTTTTAGAGCTTATTTCATGTATTGCACACAAAGAATACCACCGTTATCTCATGAATCCCTTATTTGTAAAAAAGTACACAAATTGCTCCAAAATAAGTTTTTGGCATGTAGTTTTTACTTTGAAGTTACGTTCATGCTTCTCACACACAAGCAGCATAGACTTGGGAGCAAAACATGCATTCACTGATTAATGGTTTTACTTTTGAGCTTAGGCAGTGACTGTAGATGCACTTCCATTTAACGGTAACTTGTGTCATGAGAAGAACCACACCATTCTACAGATAACATTCTATAATAAACTGATTATATTTCATCTTCAGCTGAACATTTTGCTTAGTCTAAGTCCCAACTgtgtatttctctctttctctctacttGCGATGTCTTTAAGTGCCTTCAAAGCAGCAGGTGATTCTGGCTGTAGCTCCAGCAGTTTCCTAAACGCCTGCACTGCTTCCTCCAGCTCATTCAACATCTGGCAGGCTTGGCCCATCCGGTACCAGGCTTTAGCCCCACCCAGTTCCAGCTGAGTAGCTTTAGCCGCACTGGCCTTAGCCCGCTCTGGTTGTTTCAGTTTGAGCTGGCACAAGGACATGTTTGAGTGGAGCTCTGatttaatggttttaaactCATTAGctgaaggaagttgttttgttttatcgCCACTGTTTGTGTCTCCCGGCTCCTCTTCTTCTTGCTCTTGCCCTTTTTTCTCCACCTCTCTAACATGGCTATGGAGAGTGATGAGAAGTTTGAGGGCCCGGCTGTAGCTGTCTGCTGCTCCCCACATATCCCCACTCCTGAATCTTACTCCTCCCCTCTCTTTGTGTGACTTCACCCACTGCCACTTGTCACCAGGAGACATCTCCCAGGATTCCATGCCTGGTGTGAAAGCTTTGAGTTCAATTGTGGCACATAAAGGAAGGTTTTCCTCATTGGTATGGGGAACTGAGACATCTGGTCCATTTCCCACAGGAGAAATCAGTATCTGAGAAGCAAAAAAGGATGATTAGACTGGCTGTATAGTTTTATAAAGCCTGGAATCCATGTTCGTATTTATGGTTTTAATGGCGGTGAGCACTGGCAAATTGGTAATCAATTAAGATTTGACTTCATCAAAATATTAGTAATAATAGTTCCAATCTTTTCATTTTCAGGCATTNNNNNNNNNNGATAgcatcatctaaaaaaaaaaaagtctacttAAAGTTCACTCAACTTAGATCATTTACTCCAAGCATTATTCAGGGGGAAAACCCTCATTCACCAGTGCATCTAAGTTGTCAATTAACTGTCAGGATATTGCAAATATCATGTACTCTTCACATttgtaaaccaaaaaaaacataatgattATAGAGAGggatttttttactgtaaccaAAAGTTGGCATACAATGAATTGAATTATTATTCAATGCCTCCCTTCACTCATACCTCACATTTCTCTCCCGCTCTCATCCCCTCCACACATGCTTCTGTGATATCGCACTGCCCCTCGCCCAGCCTCAGTGTTGTCCAGTCACCCAGTGGAACCTGCAGCACAGAGTCCTGACACCTTGGGAAGGCTGTAGCCTCTGTAACCTCAGTCACTGGTTGATCAGGTTGGACTGGCAGCTTCTCATTTCTATTTTCAGATACTAAACTCTCTACTTTATCCATGGTAGCTTTGAGCCGCACTCGGACTCGACACAGTGAACCCAACCTTGGACAGTAACTAGATGAAAATGCtagaagagaaaaagacaaattatGTGATCTAGATTTCAAGATACTTAATACATTTCAATTGTACAAATATGGACTGAAAATAGATCATTTATATTAAAGAAGAAAGTAATAGAAAAACATCATACATGCATCATCTCCAGAATTAGAAACAGTCTGTGGActctctttgtgttttagcTTTTTCTGGACTTTCCAGAGGCCTCTTGGACACACCGACACCCAGGAAGTGACATCAACACCATCATGATCACCATTACCATGCAGTCTTTCAAAAGGGTGAACAGGATCCATCCCtgca from Etheostoma spectabile isolate EspeVRDwgs_2016 chromosome 7, UIUC_Espe_1.0, whole genome shotgun sequence includes the following:
- the ebp gene encoding 3-beta-hydroxysteroid-Delta(8),Delta(7)-isomerase codes for the protein MMDSATDVLHPYWPRDLLIPTYVANDRSMSEILAFLFSVSGVFLLVTWLITGQKGTTGRLGTWRRLAACWFAVCGFIHGVIEGWFSLYYDIIPGDQSFLSQLWKEYSKGDSRYVIADNFTVCMETVTAWLWGPFSFWAVFAFLTNKPYRFVLQLIISLGQLYGAVLYFYTEHRDGYAHSELGHPIYFWFYFVFMNVLWIIIPLVLIVDAWRQLSAAQTHTDNTKSHKSKRN
- the fkbpl gene encoding FK506-binding protein-like — encoded protein: MDPVHPFERLHGNGDHDGVDVTSWVSVCPRGLWKVQKKLKHKESPQTVSNSGDDASFSSSYCPRLGSLCRVRVRLKATMDKVESLVSENRNEKLPVQPDQPVTEVTEATAFPRCQDSVLQVPLGDWTTLRLGEGQCDITEACVEGMRAGEKCEILISPVGNGPDVSVPHTNEENLPLCATIELKAFTPGMESWEMSPGDKWQWVKSHKERGGVRFRSGDMWGAADSYSRALKLLITLHSHVREVEKKGQEQEEEEPGDTNSGDKTKQLPSANEFKTIKSELHSNMSLCQLKLKQPERAKASAAKATQLELGGAKAWYRMGQACQMLNELEEAVQAFRKLLELQPESPAALKALKDIASREKERNTQLGLRLSKMFS